Proteins encoded by one window of Metamycoplasma subdolum:
- a CDS encoding glucose-6-phosphate isomerase, whose amino-acid sequence MASKKVVVDTTYGVKDSALDRWSQTVSEIHNKMWNGKTVGSEYLGFLNPLGCISQEDYEKIFRCVKWLNDERNKVDFLVVLATKAVCIQIKALVDSYFFDEDDKRIIFLDESINGRDLASFFVFIKSKRFAVNVISKNGSNLETFVLFRELRKLLEERVGKTNAKKYIFITTNNNVGRLYNIVQNTEYEHFILFDNMTEKHLLFSAAVLFPLAFLGYKIDKYLSGAKIAKKYLTEMQIQENDAYKLAVARKILENANRKLEHLNIFSNTHESLGQLYKMYFGESSNKMGKGILTLINVQNSDIKAFGQSICSNPFPSFAVNLNIVNSATDFRLSYDDSNDSYYAKINYEDLTFGKIANEINQTIFENMITNYKIATLKLQVENLNEETFGYLMFFLMLSSTMFAYLSEVNPFSYDVEKEHMISLLKKIEILE is encoded by the coding sequence ATGGCAAGTAAAAAAGTAGTTGTTGATACAACTTATGGGGTAAAAGATTCAGCCCTTGATAGATGAAGTCAAACGGTTAGTGAAATTCACAACAAAATGTGAAATGGCAAGACTGTCGGATCTGAATATTTAGGTTTTTTAAATCCTTTAGGTTGTATTAGCCAAGAAGATTATGAAAAGATTTTTAGATGTGTTAAGTGACTAAATGATGAAAGAAACAAAGTTGACTTTTTAGTTGTTTTAGCTACAAAAGCAGTATGTATTCAAATTAAAGCATTGGTTGATTCTTACTTTTTTGATGAAGATGATAAGCGAATTATCTTTCTTGATGAATCAATTAACGGAAGAGATTTAGCAAGTTTTTTTGTTTTTATTAAAAGTAAAAGATTTGCAGTAAATGTAATTAGCAAAAATGGTAGTAATTTAGAAACATTTGTTTTATTTAGAGAACTTAGAAAATTACTTGAAGAAAGAGTCGGAAAAACCAACGCTAAAAAGTATATTTTTATAACAACAAATAATAATGTTGGAAGACTTTATAATATTGTTCAAAACACTGAGTATGAACATTTTATTTTATTTGATAATATGACAGAAAAACATCTTCTTTTTTCAGCCGCAGTTCTATTTCCCTTAGCATTTTTAGGATATAAAATTGATAAATATTTAAGCGGTGCTAAAATTGCGAAAAAGTATTTAACTGAAATGCAAATTCAAGAAAATGATGCCTATAAATTAGCAGTAGCAAGAAAGATTTTAGAAAATGCAAATAGAAAGTTAGAACACTTAAATATTTTCAGCAACACTCATGAATCTTTAGGCCAACTTTACAAGATGTATTTTGGTGAATCAAGCAACAAAATGGGGAAAGGAATTTTAACCTTAATTAATGTACAAAATTCTGACATAAAAGCTTTTGGACAATCAATTTGTTCAAACCCCTTTCCAAGCTTTGCTGTTAATTTAAATATAGTTAACTCAGCAACTGATTTTAGACTTTCTTATGATGATTCAAATGATAGTTATTATGCAAAGATTAATTATGAAGATTTAACCTTTGGAAAAATTGCAAATGAAATAAATCAAACAATTTTTGAAAATATGATCACTAATTATAAAATTGCAACTCTTAAACTTCAAGTTGAAAACCTAAATGAAGAAACCTTTGGATATTTAATGTTTTTCTTAATGTTATCTTCAACAATGTTTGCCTATCTTTCTGAAGTTAATCCGTTTTCTTATGATGTTGAAAAAGAACATATGATCAGCTTGCTTAAAAAGATTGAAATACTTGAATAA